ATATGTATTGGTATGGACCAAGCCCAAATCATCGTCATGAAAAGAAGTCAGAAATGGAGAATTAATCTAATGAACAAGCAAAACAATTTTATTTGAGATTATTAAAACTTCGGCCTAGTGAGAATTTAACTAAATGATTTTGGAATTATTAAATAGTTGCGTTCCTTTGCTTCCTAAGGGAACTTGTTAAGAAAATCATAACTTGGAATTTAATTTGATTTCCAACAAAGCTGAAAGCTGTGtaatagtttttgatttttgatttgatAAATGTGCGGATGTGCCTTAAAAAGTGAAGAAGAATGACTCTCTCTATCTTCTTATGGATATGGAACTTTTATGATGAAGTGTTATTTAGCCGCCTATTTTGTCTACTTAGCCATCGAGAAACATGCTTTTGTATTTGTAGCAGGCAGATATGCAActttcgataaaaaaaaaaattcaagaactTTGAATTTGAAGAAAGGGTGATTAAAATACTTTAACTAGTCAATCCAAAGGTTTCACAATTAATGTGATGTCAAGTATAACTGAAACAAAGGCAAAGTACTAGACTCATAATCTGTTTGTTCAAAAAGAGAGGCAGAGAAACATTGTCCAATCTTCTGCAGGTACCAAACTCATGTGTGTTGTTTCACCATCTTCATTTCCAGCTGAAGATCCCTCAGAATATGTGCACCAAGTCATAAGCAAATCTACTCCATCATTAAGGAAACATACTGAGAGAAACAGAGAGCTGTTTTCAAAATGTGCATATTAAGCCTTATCATTTTCTCCAAACAAAGCTAAAGCTTACTAAAACCATAAAGGCCACCTAGAGACTAATCCCAAGCTTTTAAGAAGCTTATCATCTTTCACCTACACTATACCATTCATAAagctaatcaaaccaggatcaACGTTTTCACATTTTCATAAAAACACCACCAGAGATTGCGATTAAAAGGATACGTCCAGAACAGCACAAACGACtgcaaaaaaagaagataaaagcaAGACAGTCATTAGTATGAGCTTGACATGTTGATAGAAAGCACGTATAACTGAGAATACGTCagaaaagaaaatgatggcATACCATGAGTCCACCAAGAAAACCGTCAAAAAGGACACGGTTCCATGAATCAAAGTACAAGTCTGCAGAGAATCCTGCCTTAGCCATGAGTCCAACAGATGTAATCAACATCACCACAAAGTAAAACACAAAACCAGTCAACCCTGTGAATCCAATTATCCCTGCAAGGACTCCAGCTATGATAGACAGAAACGTCCGGCTGCACACAAGACACACAGCATAGTCAAATCAAGAATGATCAtcatctttttgaaaaaaactagaGAGAGTTGCGGTAATGAGAATCAGAGACCTGTTCTGTATAACTTTCAAATTCTTCTGCAGATTCTCTCCACTGAAGGTTGGTATGTCACTCATGACATCCTTTGACCTCTTCTCAGATGAACCCATTTGAGAGCTAAGCAACACAAATCAGACAACAAAAACTTCAAATTACACCTAATGTCTGTAGAAAGGAAAGAGCTTTACTTGTTTTTCTGACAAATCCATAACACGAAAACCTAATTTGTATTGAACTGAGCTGAAAGATTAGGACTTTCTAATCGATGTAACGGTTCCATAACATCCCAGCAAATCTAAAGACTTTACGAACAAAACCCACATAATAATCTATGTAAGATTCTTACAACAAACAGATCTAGTTTATCGATCTCATCGTCGATGCAACTGTGGTCAACCGATCTCTTCTTAACTCTATTCTGATCTATTCTGAGATCTATACAAAGATTGAAGAAGGGGATAACAAAACTTACAGTTAGAAACGAGATCAGGAAGATGGATCAAAGTAGCTTGCTTTCTTTGGAGGAGAGAGTATGAGCGAATTTGAGAGAGGGcgaggaagaagaacaagaCGAGAGCTATCTTCTAAAAGCCCATTCAAAGCCTCTTAACAGAGAAAATATAACTTATTTGTTAAAAAAGattcttataaataaatactttgtcTAACATAGTCGGATTTACAGATAATTAGtaagagaataaaaaaaaaactgaatagaATTGCAAACTTTGATCTAATaagttgtttatattttttttaatttgttctaAATtctaattgatataaaatttgttgtgaaaaagttagagacattTTAATTTGTAGAACATTATCAGTACATGTTTttgcttttaattaaaaaaaaattagaatgcaaaaaaatatatacaaattaatgATAGCACTAAAACATGCTTTGCCAgatgagaaataaaaaaaaaatcacaaaactattataaataGACTGTAAAATTAAtgaatactagattttgatccgcgctttgtAAGCGGGGATTATTTTATGACGAAAAATTTCACTTATAACtgaacaaatattttgttaatttggaagaattttgtgtatttattatatttttgcatttaaatcaATGATTTTGAATTCGATACGAACCCACCCACGGTCTAATCGGTTAATCAGGTGATCCGACAATTCGATAtaggttttttaaaataatcatatttaaaaatcactaAAACCTGAGACTAACCGATTGAACTGATGGATGACCGATATATAatccaatttgatttaaattgttatagtttcataatttgtcaccttttaatccaaatttttaaagtttattgttttacaattttatgaaattatgacgtttctaaaaaattttgataggaaaatgatagatataaaataattaacaacTATAAATATGTCTTGATCATATTACTCCTTTTTATATagcttaattaattttataataattgttTTGTTCAATTTATCTTgttaaaaactataaaacaaattgttatcaatggctatatttgatttattaaatcaaataattcaatatattatttacatttttgtgtttcatattatgtatctttataatattttatggtgTCTTTTTGACATAGTTAatataccaaaaataaataaacaacccataataatatacatttttaaaattgattaattataatttattttctagcTAGATTATAGGAAATATTCTTTAACTAAATTTTACTTAATTTATTGTAGTTCAATTTAggaaaatgcattaattaaactGTAAAAGACAAGAATACTATAATGTAGATAAATTTATTACTTCAGTGGCATATAATTGTAAATAAGTTGGAAAACTAAGgggtaatttatttttgtacttttattttaataatatagatgaataGATTTTCTAATTACCTATTTACCTTCACTAAACATAAAATTGGAATCCATTGAGTAATATATCCTTGTCTTTTAGCTGACTTGTCTTTTGTCCATCTGATTAGTGATTACTGAACCATAAGCTACTTTGCTACGACACAATTTAAAACTGGCCCATGGTTGAGCTACTCGAAGAGACTGCAACAGAGACAATAGacagcagagagagagagagctgttCTTTGGTTAGTGCTGAGGACGAATGGTTTAGTCATTCAGTTCTGCGACGAgaaaaagtgtatattttcattaattttcctGGTGTAAACATTTGATGGGTTAAATCGTGCTAATTTGAAATTATGCGGTACTTCATTTATCACGTATTCATGCTGGTGATAAGAAAAACTAGCTAGACCATGTTTTAacaacatgtttttattttgtttttaaatgaaaacattacaTGGGTATTCATCATATGGTTACAAAAagttttatttagttttgaaatGAAAACATATTACATAATAAAGCCCcaggtaaaaataaaatatgtgacTTAATATTCAGGTGGATAATTTTGGTAGAAAAGAACCTCCATCTCTCCAGAAGGCTGCTTCGCTATCAACCTATCTTTACCATATCTATCGTTAGATAAACTGATACTCGTTGCATAAACGTCTGGATAGACACTCTCACCGATAGTAAACTTGTAATATGAGTCAGTCATGTGGATTGAGAACAAACTATCTTCCCTTGACTCAACTCCGTTAAGGACTACTTCACCATTTGCTACTCTCCAAACCCCTGATTCACCGCATTGGCTTGGATTTGcgaacttgatgctaagtttAGTTGATTCACGTATGACAGTACTGTCTGGTGTTGATGATGGTAATATAAACATAACAGGCGTTGGTGTTATGGTTGGTCTAGTGAACATTACCGGTTGGTGTGGGCATGTTCTGGGATCTGTTGATCTCGCATTCATTCGGCAAATCCACATGTTGTAGTCGGACGACATGAAGCTGATGTAATAGGTAACGTTGGGCAAGACTGGCCCTGCGTCTGCGGAATAAACTACGTCGTTCCCTTCTCCAATAACACCAGATGATGTTGTTGTTAAAACGACCAAGAAAGTGATCATGATCAATCGTGATGTTGTCATATTTGTGTTTGTTTATTTCTCACTTTCTTGcttcttttgtgtgtgtgtgtgtgtgtgtgtgatattgttttgatttttaagtTCCTTTTATAGAAAGAGGTTAGGGAAATGATGGAATTCAATACTAGTCCACTTGCGCATTTCGAACTTGCTATCTTAAGTTATAAACGTTGACTTTTCCTTACAATATGGATCTGGATCATGGGCGAATGTACTATGGATAAATATTATAAACGTTGACTTTTCCTTGCAATGCGGATCATTCATGAGGTTTTAATTTGTGTTTCTCACctttgataatttataaaatattagattatatatatagcaaCACATGACAATAGAGTATTAAAACGAGATATTATCTTATTCTTTCTCATATTTTTGTAAGAATGAGATATTCCCCTAAATATTCTTATTGAAGTTGTTCTAattcttaaaatattaaaaacctaTGTGTATACTTTGTATTTTTATGGTATATCGTCCACTCGTATTTTTTTACCACTTGTGCATAAAGAAAAACCACTTGGATTCGCCATCTGGTTATGGATCAGTGGATACTTTTCGTCAAAGCTACCAACTGATTAAGAAATGATTAAATACGCTTCAGACAACTTTACAAATGCTAAGTTTCgtgattttcaaattttaaaccaaCAGGTGCGGTGCCGATGAATAATTGTATTTGGGGTTAAGTAGTGATGCagtatttccaaatatttattttttattttattagttttttagataattatctttattattttaggattttatggttttcttatatatagtcGTTTAGGCTTAAGTTTGTATGCAGTTGATTGATTATTAATAAAAGTTGAGAGTTTTCTCTTTTGTTCCTTGTTTTCGGTAGATCATAGGtgatctcaacgaatttaagaagATATTGATGTTAGgcattcttagactaaataagatcCTTGTGATTATCCTAGTTTTCCGGATATTCTAAGAATCAACGAATCTCTAGTACTATCCTATAAAGCTTCCGCTATATCAAGTAGTCATTGTTCTTTCTAAATAATCATGGTAAGTGATGGTCAACGGATGAGTAAAATGTTACTGCAGTTGGCTTGTTCATCATGTAGATACGTACTCGTAGATTCGTAATCCATATCATGTTTTACAACAAGTTATAATTTACTCTGTCAATTAAGGCTGCAACTGGATTGACCATATTTGGAATGGAATGCTTTGGAATGATCAATTCCATTAATTccataaatttttttaccatttaaCATGAATGAAATGGAATGCTAATTTCatcaattccaaaaaaatttaatcaaaatataaagcaaaacattccaaaacaattttgataaggaacaaatGGAATGAATCCATTCCATTTTTCTACTGCATTACATTCATCTTATTCCATTCCTTTTTATTCCACGTATTCCTTTCTTGATTTACCAGTTACAGACTAAATTTATTTGGAAATTGCATTAATTAGtaacattccaaaaaaaattactatttagAAGAAGTTTTAATTCACTCGTCAGTTAAATTTATCTAGAAATTGCATCTAGTAACTTccaaaaaatagataaatttgagtaatatatatttcgaaaattgtgtatatataaaGTTACATCACTTTCACGTACAATATATCATGTTTTACAACAAGTTTTATTTGTTACTGAAATAAACATTAcatgaaaaaaaactaaacttgtTCCTTAGGCATATTCCGGTAGAAGTAAACCTCCATCACTCCAGCAAACCTCTTCGCTAACAGCTTTTGTCTACCAACTGGTTCGTTAGATAAACTGATAGTGGTTGGATCTACATTGTCGTTGTCTCCGACAGTAAATTCGTAATATTCATTAGTTTTATGTATAAAGAACTTACTATCATTATTTGACTTACACCCGTTCAGGACAACTTCACCTTCTAAAGTTGTGCTATTCTGAACTACTCTCCAAAACCCGGATTCACCGCATTGACCGGGACTTATGAACTTAATATTAAGTTCGGTTGATTCGTGAACGGTGTTATTTGATGCTGATGATGGTAATAGAAACATAACTTGTGTGGGAAGATCTGCAGGTGGGTTAGTGATCATTACCGGTTGTTGTGGGCATGACTTGGGATCATTAGATCCCATATTCACACGGCAAATCCACATCTTGTAATCGTACGTCATGAAGCTGATGTAATAGGGAACGTTGGCCATAACAGGCTGCGCATCCGCATCATAAACTACGTCGGTCCCTTCGCCAACAACACCATATGATGTTGTTATGGCAACGAGCAAGAAAGATATCATTATCAATCGAGATGTTTTCATcatgttttatgatttttattgcttttttatatattctcgTATATATTGAGTTCCTTTATATAGAGAGAAAAATAAGTTTCAAATACATCACCAGTAACATGCGTGTTGAACTTGCTTCTTAGGCTTGCAaacctttatttattttttctcctTACAATACGGGTCAACACTTAATATCTTATCTTTTATATATCATTCGAAGTATTGTTTTCACTTTACTCCCAGTTTaagataatttattaaatactaaATAGTTACGTACTAGCATTTATGAAGATAAGGGTTTGAATGCCACTCGTAAGAAAATATTTTCGCCTTAGAATACGGGTGGATTTTGTCTTAACTAGTACTCATCTTTTGAATGTCTTAACTAGTACTCATCTTTTgaatatttacttatatatcTTCCTGAGACTTTTTTCAGTCTATCGTTAGAAATTAGTCCAAAACTGATAACAAGGACATGAGTTTCTGTCAAAGTCACTAATTGAGAAATAAACACGCTTAAGGAGATGGAGCGAGTAGACTTTCTAATTGACCaaagataaaataacaatattaagATACTATGTTTTAAGTGTATTTCTCCATTAGAAGGATAACCACGaaagttgctcaaaaaaaaaaggataaccACAAATTAAGACATGATGACACGTGTAGAATACCATCTTTGATTGTCGTCTCTTTtgtaaacgaaaaaaaaaagaagacatttTGTAGAATAATGACTGCatgttttatgatattaaaataaaacacaatatAGAACAGAGTCACAAAGCTATTTATAAACtgataaacaatttttaaattacattcaagaaacacaaaattggaATCCATTGAGTAATAGATCCTAGCTTctgttatattattattagcTTAAGCAAAACTAGCTTTAGTTGATTTATCTTTTGTCCCACCTGATTATAGACCCATAAGCTACTTTGCTACTCGATTGAAAAATGGCCCGTGGTTGAGCTACTCAACGAGACAGCAACAGAGACAAGAGACGGCAGATAGAGCTGTTCTTTGGTTGGGTCATAAGAAGCAACAACTATAGTTTGGTTCAGACACAATGAAACGAGTTTGGTCAATCCAATTACAGTTTGGTTAAACTTAAAAACTGAAAGGAGACAAAGTTTCAGTAACGTTTCAGATAACTCTTAATTATTATAATGGTGAATCATTCCGTAACAGTCTCGTTAGACCGACGATGTTGATGATGACGACACTCAGCTCGGACTTTGGATTCTAGGACAGAGACATAACGATCGAGAACAGAGATGACAGCTTCAAACTCCGACACCTGTTTCTCGATCGCGTCCATCTGTCCCACGAACTCATCCAAGCCTCCACTTTTCGACTTCATCTGCTCCGCGAAAACTCTCAGCCCAGCCGCCACGTCACCCAAATCATCGTACTCCGCGGCGACTCTCAGGTTCATCTTCTCCAACAGATCCAGCTGATTATTCGTTCCCTGACTCCAAACGAACCACGAGACTCAATTTCAGATCTGCAATCGGATTACTTATAATCTGTAAAGTTCGGATCTTTTTTCATCACCTGGAGCTCGGATTTCACCATGGATGATACACTCGTGAAGAGATTCTGTAGCGATTCAGCTAGATCATCGCCGCGCGTATCCGCCATAGAGAGAGATGCTTCTTCTCGAACACACAGAAAGGGCTCTTCCGTTGtcgtcgaagaagaagaaacagtcTCATGACTTCTCTAAAGCCCAATAAGAACAAGAAGCCCATTAAGAgctttttaacaaacaaaaagccCATTATATagctcaaatattttttttttttaaaagagaataCGCTTCTTCACCATCTTGACTTGCTTTGCCGCTCAAAATATGGTTTATTGACAGAAACATATACAAGACACAAAGGGACAAGAGATAGATAGAGCTGTTGTTTGGTCTCATGAAGTTTCTCCTTgaaaattacaatatttttcaCGTGCACATTTATACAACAAAGGCTAATTCTCTCACGAATGGTGATGATTATGTGATAGTTATACATACAGTATCAAGTATGTATGATGTAACATTCCGTCTCTCACAAATGGTGGATCCTGTACAGATCAATGCTCCCTAGTTGTACCTACCAACATAAACATTCATCCAGTTCAAAACACAGTCTGTGTAGTGTACATCAGAGAAAAGATACTTAATATTACCTGAAGAGATTTGCTTGGAATCCTGGGGATGTTATTTTGTAGGATTTGCGTTGGAACCGCTCTTCAAATACCTGAAAAGTTTGCTTGTACAAGCTATTTAGTTACCTTAAGTGGATCATTGTGCCAAGGGAATCGAGTTATTGCTGGACAGAAGTTACACCTGTGTATGTTATAGTGAAACAACAAAACAGTAGGTCAATTTAGTGCTGTACGAGTGGAGTAATTCTTGATCTCAACCCGATACATTTGATAAAATGTGACTGATTAAGCTTTTAGCCTTTTACAGTACTACAATTTTCTCCTGGAAATATAAAGGCCGTGACTTCAGAATACATATGATATTGGTACATTTCGTGCACAAAAGAAACAATAATAGAAAGTAATTTACGTGCACAAAAGAGTacgtgttcaaaaaaaagaagaaagtaaTTTACGTACCGGTATAGTTCAACTCGATTTGCTCCATAAGCAAGCTCTGAGGGAAGTGGGTTTCCCTCCCCTGGCCTATGGTTTTTTACCCCAGTAGTCACTAGAAGGTTCATTGACCCATCTTGCATTATCATGCAGGCAACAACAGAAGAAGAGGCTCTAATTAGAGCATATGCAACAGTGGACTCCTTCTTGGAGTCCTTACcactattttagttttttttttttgtttgaatagttAAATATTCTAGTAAAAATAGTGTGTCCAATAGTGATTTCCGATTAGGAGTCTttacacatatatacatatttccCTCCATCCAATGAGACGCGGCCACGTCACTAAGGACTTGATCCTTAAACTCCTTGTCTAAGGATTGCTCCTTACCGAATTGGGCtttgataatattattttatctgGATTCGCCTAGGATATAGCGCTAAGGATTCGTCTAAATGGACCGTTGCGGATGCTCTTAGCAACTACTGtgccaaaatatatattaacaactTTGCACTTTTGGAATATGTAGGTGATAATATAAGAAGTCCTAAAAGACAAGGAAAATGGAGCTTAGAAAAACCTGAAGGATCTTTGATCATTTTTGAGTTTTGGaagtaaattttaattatagtgCTGAGTTATTATATGGATTGTTAAAAAATGTATGAAGTAGCATaaataatactattatataACCATAGTAGTAGTC
This genomic stretch from Brassica napus cultivar Da-Ae chromosome C9, Da-Ae, whole genome shotgun sequence harbors:
- the LOC111211560 gene encoding ER membrane protein complex subunit 6, with product MGSSEKRSKDVMSDIPTFSGENLQKNLKVIQNSRTFLSIIAGVLAGIIGFTGLTGFVFYFVVMLITSVGLMAKAGFSADLYFDSWNRVLFDGFLGGLMSFVLFWTFAYDLVHIF
- the LOC111211551 gene encoding biogenesis of lysosome-related organelles complex 1 subunit 2; the protein is MADTRGDDLAESLQNLFTSVSSMVKSELQGTNNQLDLLEKMNLRVAAEYDDLGDVAAGLRVFAEQMKSKSGGLDEFVGQMDAIEKQVSEFEAVISVLDRYVSVLESKVRAECRHHQHRRSNETVTE
- the LOC111211554 gene encoding kunitz trypsin inhibitor 6, producing the protein MMKTSRLIMISFLLVAITTSYGVVGEGTDVVYDADAQPVMANVPYYISFMTYDYKMWICRVNMGSNDPKSCPQQPVMITNPPADLPTQVMFLLPSSASNNTVHESTELNIKFISPGQCGESGFWRVVQNSTTLEGEVVLNGCKSNNDSKFFIHKTNEYYEFTVGDNDNVDPTTISLSNEPVGRQKLLAKRFAGVMEVYFYRNMPKEQV
- the LOC111211559 gene encoding kunitz trypsin inhibitor 6-like; this translates as MTTSRLIMITFLVVLTTTSSGVIGEGNDVVYSADAGPVLPNVTYYISFMSSDYNMWICRMNARSTDPRTCPHQPVMFTRPTITPTPVMFILPSSTPDSTVIRESTKLSIKFANPSQCGESGVWRVANGEVVLNGVESREDSLFSIHMTDSYYKFTIGESVYPDVYATSISLSNDRYGKDRLIAKQPSGEMEVLFYQNYPPEY